One window from the genome of Mauremys mutica isolate MM-2020 ecotype Southern chromosome 4, ASM2049712v1, whole genome shotgun sequence encodes:
- the LOC123370439 gene encoding bile salt-activated lipase-like produces MRRIRQMLRRKAGQVAPQPEEDISPPAQVESGPSVPAGGEEAHGQGKGRSCFACWRRRKTAAPLADLEAPSGPKRRCPRVQPWSREPGEGRSRGRQLWGFLFRKPRIQELRPRAQQEPPTIVAAEGPCASLTLAPEEPPAGTTLAPEKPPAGTTLATEEPPAGTTLATEEPPAGTTLAPEKPPAGTILVTEKPPASTTLATEEPPASTTLAKEEPPASPTLATEEPPASPSLATQKPPASPSLALVAPPPSPEQEFSDSTSSVFSCGSSSSSVGSGSPVFQGSLFGASLQAFQPPAPALPPPPPDLPQHRQFRPPSFDLRRRYGLWLRMCLHIVNTWL; encoded by the exons ATGAGGCGAATCAGGCAGATGCTCAGGAGGAaggccgggcaggtggctccacAGCCAGAAGAAGACATCAGCCCACCTGCCCAGGTGGagagcggcccctctgtccccgcaggcggggaagaggctcatggtcaggggaaagggaggagctgctTCGCTTGCTGGAGGAGGCGGAAGACAGCAGCTCCTCTAGCTGACCtggaggcaccttctgggccgaaaCGGAGGTGTCCCCGGGTTCAGCCgtggagcagagagccaggggagggcaggagccggggacggcagctctggggcttccttttCAGGAAGCCAAGGATccaggagctgcgccccagggcccagcaggagccgccaACCATCGTGGCAGCTGAGGGGCCCTGCGCCAGCCTgaccctggccccagaggagcctcccgccggcACCACTCTGGCCCCGGAAAAGCCTCCCGCCGGCACCACCCTGGCCACGGAAGAGCCTCCCGCCGGCACCACCCTGGCCACGGAAGAGCCTCCCGCCGGCACCACCCTGGCCCCGGAGAAGCCTCCTGCCGGCACCATTCTGGTGACTGAGAAGCCTCCTGCCAGCACTACCCTGGCcacggaggagcctcctgccagcaccaccctggccaaggaggagcctcccgccagccccaccctggccacggAGgaacctcctgccagccccagcctggcaactcagaagcctcccgccagccccagcctggcacttgtggcgcctcctcccagcccagagcaggagttcaGTGACAGCACCAGCTCTGTATTCTCCTGCgggtccagcagctcctccgtggggtcTGGGAGCCCTGTGTTTCaaggctccctctttggag cctcgcTCCAGGCCTTCCagccacccgctccagccctgcctcctcctcctcctgatcttccccaaCACCGGCAATTTCGACCACCCAGCTTTGACCTCCGGCGCAGATATGGACTCTGGCTCCGGATGTGCCTGCACATAGTCAACACCTGGCTGTAG